The Streptomyces capitiformicae genome contains the following window.
AGGCCGGAGACCAGCTTGAAGGAGGAGTCCTCCCTGGTCTCGCTTCCACTGCCGGAACTCACCTGGTCCAGCTGGATCCCGCCGCTGCGCAAGTGCCAGTACCGGTCCGGGTAGTTGACGGACCGTACGGACTTCCAGTCGGCGGACGTGGACGGCGGCCTCTTGGTGGGCGTCGTCGACTTCGACGGCTTGGCCGTCGGCTCGCCGCCCTGCTCGCTCCCGGACGAGTCGGAGTCCTCGGAGCCCGAGGAACCCTTTCCCGAGCCCTCGTCCTTGCCGTCCTTCGACGCGTCCGCGGAGTCCTGTGGCTCGGACAGACCGCTCTTCCCATCCGGAGGCGTGGTCGCGGTGGGCGGCGTCGAGGGCAGGGTGAGGGCGGGGATCCCCGGCTCGGCGGCCGAGGTGGTCCGGTCGATCCGATTCTGTGACGCGTCGTCATCGCGCGAGTTCTGCAAGGTGATCGCCGTGACGCAGGAGGAGACGACGGCCAGCGCCAGGGCGCCGGCCAGCCAGAGGCGGCGCGTGCCCGGTATGCGGGTGTCGTCGGGGGCTACACCTGTTTCCCACACCTTCGCGGATCTGAGCACGGGAAGGTTGGGCGTGGTCTGGTCCGGATCAGGTCCGGGCTTTTTTGGCGGCATGCGCGGTTCCCTCGGCGTCGCCGAAGCGGACGCGAATTCGTCATGCGGATCGATGGTGGAGTCAGCTTCACCGATGCGAGAACGTTGCGGTCGTCACGCATCCGGGAGATTGACCGTTGAAACAGTAGTGGACAAGTGGTGTCCGTGGAGTGGTTTCAGTCAGCGCTTCCATAACGGAACGGCCCCGAAAGGACGCGTTGTTGGGGCCTCGTGACACGTGTAGAGGGTGAAACGGGGATATGTGCGGCCGTACGCACCATGTGTACGGCCGTACGCATCATGTGTACGCTCGTACACATGGGATTTCTGTTGCTCATCGGCGCGATAGCCGCCGAGGTCGCCGCCACCACCGCCATGAAGTACAGCGACGGGTTCAGCAAGTTGTGGCCCTCGCTGGTGACCGCCGTCGGCTACATCGTCTCGTTCGTGCTGCTCGCCCAGGCGCTGAAGTCGATGTCGATCGGTACGGCGTACGCGATCTGGTCCGGCGTCGGTACCGCCACCGTCGCCGCGCTCGGTCTGGTGCTGTTCGGGGAGGGGCTGAGCCTCGCCAAGGTCGCCGGGATCGTGCTGATCATCGCCGGAGTGGTGGTGCTGAACCTGGGAGGCGCCCACTGATGGCCCGGCGCTACGACCCGGAGCGACGGCAGCGGATCATCGACGCGGCGATCCGGGTGGTCGGCGAGAGGGGCATCGCCGGGCTGAGTCACCGCACCGTCGCCGCCGAGGCGGACGTACCGCTCGGCTCGACGACGTACCACTTCAAGGACCTCGACGATCTGCTGGTCGCCGCGCTGCGGCAGGCCAACGAGGGCTTCGCGAAGTCGGTCGCCGCGCGTGCCGCCCTGCAGGACCCCGACACCGACCTCGCCGCCGACCTCGCCGCGCTGGGACGTGAATGGCTCTCCGGTGACCGTACGGGCATCGAGGTCGAGTACGAGCTCTACCTCGCCGCCCTGCGCCGCCCCGCCCTCCGCCCCGTCGCCGACGAGTGGGGCCGGGGTTTCGCCGACTGCCTCGCCGGCCGTACCGATCCTGTGACCGCGCGGGCACTGGTCGCGCTGATCGACGGGATCTGTCTGCAGGTGCTGCTGACGGGGGCGCAGTACGACGAGGAGTACGCGCGGGAGGTGCTGGCACGGGTGATTCCCTGAGAACCCGGTGGCGACGAGCAACCCGGGCGCCGGAGAGAACCCGGTGGCGACGACCGTGAACCTTCCTCCGCCCATCGGGGAACAGGGGGGTGACAGGAACACGGCCGAGCGCGGGGAGAGCCTCGTGACAAGCAGGGTCGTGCGCGAGAGCACGGGGGACTGGCTGCCCCAAAGCCGATCGCCGAAGCAGGTGAACGACTTCCTGGCCACCCTGCCCGCCGACGGCGAGGGGACGCTGAAGTCCCTGCGTGAGTGGAACGCCGTTCCCGACGCCGACGGCACGGATCAGGCCGAGCGGGACTACGCCGAGATCGCGGCCCTCCTGGAAGCCGACGCCCAGCCGGTGAAGGGGCTCGCGAGTCTCTACCGCGCCCT
Protein-coding sequences here:
- a CDS encoding AbfB domain-containing protein; protein product: MPPKKPGPDPDQTTPNLPVLRSAKVWETGVAPDDTRIPGTRRLWLAGALALAVVSSCVTAITLQNSRDDDASQNRIDRTTSAAEPGIPALTLPSTPPTATTPPDGKSGLSEPQDSADASKDGKDEGSGKGSSGSEDSDSSGSEQGGEPTAKPSKSTTPTKRPPSTSADWKSVRSVNYPDRYWHLRSGGIQLDQVSSGSGSETREDSSFKLVSGLANSSCYSFRMADGRYVRHQSFVLRAASNDGSDLFKQDATFCPRSYTSGTVMLESVNYPGHFVRHRNFQLRLDRYDHNQYYLADSTFQLTKAFSS
- a CDS encoding DMT family transporter gives rise to the protein MGFLLLIGAIAAEVAATTAMKYSDGFSKLWPSLVTAVGYIVSFVLLAQALKSMSIGTAYAIWSGVGTATVAALGLVLFGEGLSLAKVAGIVLIIAGVVVLNLGGAH
- a CDS encoding TetR/AcrR family transcriptional regulator; this translates as MARRYDPERRQRIIDAAIRVVGERGIAGLSHRTVAAEADVPLGSTTYHFKDLDDLLVAALRQANEGFAKSVAARAALQDPDTDLAADLAALGREWLSGDRTGIEVEYELYLAALRRPALRPVADEWGRGFADCLAGRTDPVTARALVALIDGICLQVLLTGAQYDEEYAREVLARVIP